ACCCCTCCTTTCTCTTGTAATGTAATTGATTTTTCAGGCAATCCACTTTTTTGTACCCATTAATAACAGGTATTATCGTGCAATATCTCGCACTACTATGATGATAGCACGAAAAATCAGGCAAAGTCAATGGTATTCACGCCAAAACAATAAGAAACACGCAATTTCAGGAAAAAGACTATACAGGAAGGAATGTCTTGTATGCTGGCTAGCTCTGATGATGAATTTTTACCATCAAAACCGGCAATCCTGGTAGCGCGTGACCGTGTCATTCTGAGCGCAGCAAAGAATGACACGGTCACGCGCTACCAGGATTGCCGGTTTTGGTCATGAAACTTCGTCATCAGAGGAGTTTCAGGTTGCCAGCAGTAGGCATCGAGGGTGCAGTAGGAGGTGAAGCCGAGCCGGCGGTAAACCGGCTCGCCCATGGGCGAGGCTTGCAGGACGGCAATGCGGTATCCCATTGCGCGGGCGTCAAGCAGAGGGACGTAGGTGATAGCGGCACCGATGCCCTGTCGCCGGGCAGATGGGATGGTACAGACCTCGCAGAGGCCCGCGACACGGGGATCGCAATATAAGGCGGAAGCGGCGACCGGCTCTCCATGGAGGCGGGCCAGGTAAAACGGGCCGATTGGGTGCTGTTGGGGAGGCACGCACGTCACGAGCCGGCTGTAGCTGGCCAGATCCTCCTCATTCAGATCAAAGCCAGGGCCAAAGGCGCGCAGCCAGTCTTGCATAGTTTTCTCGTCTTCGACTCGCTCGATAGTGAGGTCGGTGGGCGTCGAGGGCGGCTCTTTGAGATTGTGGAGATCGATGGCCATGCCGGTATCTTGCCATCCGAGCGTGAGTCCCAGAGTCTGGAGGCGCTGAATCAGGTCGCGCGGGCGAGTTGATGGCATGACCCACCAGCTCATGCGCTGGTGACGGGCTTGAAAGAAGGCGAGGGTTGCCTTGATGGTCGCATCGGGATCAGAGGTGGTGATAGCGGTGCGGATCACGCTATTGTAGTAGCTAAGCAGAGTCCCCGTATAGAGCCAGGTCAGTTCTGGCTCCTCATGAACTTGCCCGCCGGAGGCGCGTACATAAGCTGAGGTATAGCCAATAAAGTTCTGTTCGATGGCATCAATAATCGCCGGGGGCGTGAAGTCTTGCAGAATTTGTTCGGCCATTGTTTTCTCCATCGCATCTATTGCTCTTCTTACTTATATGAGCTAATGCCAGTTCTTTTCTTGCAGAAATATCTTATGCCAGACCTCTGATAGTTGCAAGGGAGAGGTAGAGGCGTTGCACGAATAAATTCCGTTGAAAACAAAAGCGGCCGGACAATAGAAGGTGCCCGGCCGCCGCTGGTGTTTGCTTACTGCTCCATTGGAGGCATTTGCTCAGGATATTCTGTTTGAGACTGATTGGGCTGGTAACCCTGGTAGGGCTGTTGTGGCTGCCCTGGTTGTGCCGGCGGCTGATAGTAGGGCTGTTGTGGCTGGTAGTATGGCGTTTGCTGCGCCTGCGGTGGCTGGTAGTATGGCGTCTGCTGTGAGCGCGAGTTGTACCGCTGCTGCCACTGATTGGCCGATCCTCTCATCGACTTCCAGGCTGCGTCAGTGCTTCCGAGTGTGATTGCCCGGTAGATGAACACGACCAGCGCGACTAAGAGCAGGATGCCGATGATGGTGAACAGCCCATGCAACAGCCAGAAAATCAAGCCAATACCCAATGGGAAGCTCAACGGAAACCCTATCGGGATGATATGTGGGAAAAATCGTATACCCCTGCGGGTACGATATGGTGGATATCTATTTGACATGCTAATAGCTCCTTCTCATAGGCGTGTTATGAATATTGCACGCTGCGTGTGTTTTCAGTGTTTTGGCTAAGTTTTAAAAACACTTACCAGAAACATTTATCTATGTAGTATACGGTGATAATGGTTCAGGGTTGTTTTTTGTGTTCGAGCGAAAGGTGATCACAAAGGTTGGGGAGACTGGAGGGCGACCACAAGGGTACGCCCCCTACTCTATACGCGGAGGTCCTTGCCGGATGCGTAATTCTACATCTTCCTTGCTTACGTTTCCCCATCGTGCTTCCATCCACCAGGTCGCGCCTGCCTCGGCCCATGGCCGGACAATTGAGGCGGCCTGTTCGCGGTCGTCTCCGGGAGTTTCACCCTCGCAGATGATATCGAAAGGTGTTGTGAGCGAGCGATTTTCATCTATAAAAGCTTTCATGGCCCGGATATCATCAGGTGTCATCGGATGATTAGCCGCGTCCTTTTTGGTTGGTAGCAGGCCATCCCAGCGCAGGACGCGCCGCATAGATTTCATGCTCGGCCACGCCCCAACGACCCAGATTGGAATGCGAGGCGATTGTATGGGAGCTGGCAGTAACGTCATTTGCTGCACGTGGTAGTGTTCACCATCGTAGCTGAATGGTTTTCCACTCCATAAACCATTGAGAATATCCAGGCTTTCGTCAAGTATCTGCGCTCGTGTTTTGAGATCCATCTCTTCCCCAACTTTGTAGAACCCGGCATCATCTCCTGCCGCACCTGATCCAACCGGCAGGATGAGCCGCCCGTTAGAGAGACGATCAAGCGTGACCGTCTCACGCGCCAGCTTCCAGGGGCGGCGACGCGAAGGCGGTGTCAACATCGTACCGAAGCGGATGTGTTCGGTGCGCGCTGCTATGACGCCCAACAAAATCCAGGGATCATATGCCGGCAATGGACCTGTGCTTTCTGTGTCAATAGCGATGCAGTCGGGAATAAAAACGCCGTCCCAGCCCGCTGCTTCCGCCTCGACCGCTAATTGGGGAATACTGTGCGTATCGCCGTCAGGAATGATGAAACCGTACTTCATCTGCATAACCTTTCCTTTTGAACGTCATTTGGAGAGAGCGTATGAAGTATACAATCTACTTCATGTCATCTACTGTCATATTTCTTACAGAACTGAAACGGGGCTAACACGTTCCTGAATCAGACCTGAATCTTCAATAAAAAACGGGGTACCCAGAAAGGCACCCCGTTTCTGAAAACTTGCAGATCGCAAATAGTTACTTTTCAGGACTACCAAGTATGCGACGCACTCCCAAAAATGCACCTCCGGCCACCAATGCCAGCACTACCGGCGCAATCACCCAGAACTTCCAACCTCTGCCCCGCTTAGTGGTCTCGTAGGCCGCATCCAACCCTTCTGCGGTCTTCGTTTCGGTATCGACTACAGTTTTTGCCATACAAATACACCTTTCCTTTTTGTGTGATAGCCCCTTGGGACTCCGAAAGGCTTCCCTCCTGGGCATCGCTTTATTTCTTCCCCCGCAACACGTGCTAGAGGTTCATCCAACTTTATTATACAGACGGCCTCACAATGATTGTGTTATCAGGATAGCCTACATGCATGATTGATCAGAGGTTTGCTGCTCCGATTGGTACACTTGCTGCCGGTGCAGTTCATGGATAGCGTGCATGACGGTGGCCAGTGATTCATCGAGTGGTTTCGTGGTATCGATGATGCACCCTCCATCATCAAACTCCTCAAAGCGTGGTTTCCAGCGTTCCCATTCTTCCCACGAGGTAATCTGGAATTCGGAAACCATCCCCTTGCGGCCCTCGAGTCGTCGTTTCTGTACGTCCGGGGGACACTGGCAATGCACAACCAGCAAGGGGGTATGGAATTCCCGCGCCAGTTGTTGCGCCTGTTCAAATGTTGTGCGATAGGTGAGGGGAGTATCGACCACAACGCTCAGACCCAGCCCCAGTTGTTCGCGTGTCAACGCAAACATCAGCTTGTAGGAAAATTGGCCGACGTGAGGCAGATTGCCAAAAACATCCACTGCCACCTGGCGTAAAATATCTCTATCAATCAACGGAGCGTGCAATGATGCCGCGAGAAGTCGCGCAATCGTACTCTTGCCGGTACCTGGATAGCCGCGCATTAAGATAAATGTACTTGCAGTTTGCACTGTTACGGTCTTTCTTCTGTCTCCCATCGTTTTGCCCAGGCAATTCAGGTGGAATCTTTTACCTGATGGCGGTGTCCATTCTCCGGCTTGCGCCGAAAGGAACTGTCCCCAGTATAGTCATATTTCTGCGGCTTGTCTAGCGTCTTTGAACTGATTGTACTACTCTTTCCTCATCTTGACGCCGGGCACTTCTCGCGCTATTATCCCCTATACAAATGAGTTGCAAGCATAAATAGCTGGAGATAGAGGAACTTCGTTGTATGATGAAGCAGTTGCGTGGGCGTAACCTCGCGCATCCAGGATGCCTGATCGGGGTGACGGCGGGCTTAACTTTTGGCATTATACTCGGTGGCATTTTAGCTGCCTCTTTCAATGTCGCTCTCAATGTGGATTTGCTGGTCTGGCTTGGTCTTACTGTCGTGCTTGGCGGCGCCGGTTGGATTACCGGGAGTCGCCTTTCATCGCGATTCCCGGCGCTGGAAGAGGAGACAGTGGGAGAGCGTAACGAGGGGTAAATGCGCTTGACTCTCCCGGCCTGCTCTGCTACAATGGTGGAAAGATGCATGTGAGGCGTTATTTTCTATTGAGATCAGTTCTACCGGCAGCATTTTTGGAAGAATTGAGTAACATAATGAGCGTTATCGTTCGCCTGAACAGCCAGCATCATGCTCACGCGTGCTCCGCTCAAGGAGTACCCTGAGTTGCTGGGTTTTTTAGGATAACGATCCTTGAGCGTGGAACAAAAAGTGTCCACGCTTTTTTATTGTTTTGAGAAGGAGAAAAGGAATTATGGCTAAGAAAGTGGCGGCGTCTTTGCCGCGTGGGATGCGAGACATCTTGCCGGAGCGTATGATCCGACGCAATTACGTGATCGATGTGATTCGCGGTATTTTCGAGGAATTTGGCTTTGAACCGCTGCAAACCCCTGCCATCGAGCTGGCCGAGACGTTGATGGGCAAGTACGGGCCGGATGCGGAGCGACTCATCTATAATGCCAGCTATGGCGAAGGGAAGGACAAGCTAGCGCTGCGCTATGACCTTTCGGTGCCACTCAGCCGCGTGGTCGCCATGTATTCTGAGCTGCCCAAGCCGTTCAAGCGCTATCAAATTGCTCCCGTCTGGCGAGCTGAGCGCCCGCAGAAGGGACGCTATCGCGAATTTTACCAGTGCGATGTCGATACTGTGGGCAGCACCAGTATGCTGGCCGATGCCGAGAACGTCAACATCATCTACGAAGTATTGCAGCGTTTGGGCTTCAAAAAATTTGTCGTCAATATCAATGATCGCAAGGTGCTGACGGGCATTGGCCAGTTTTCCGGTGTTCCCGGCGAACTGCTCGGCGGGCTGTATCGCTCGATAGACAAGCTGGAGAAGATCGGCCTGGATGGTGTCAGGAACGAACTGCGCAGGAACGAGATTCCTGATGATGTGATCGAAAAAATGCTTGACCTCCTGCAGATCGAGGGAGAAAATGAAGAGGTGCTGGCTGCCTTGCGCGACAGGTTAGGAAATTATCCTATCGCCATGGAAGGTATCAACGAGCTTGGGGAAGTCATTCGCTCCTTGAAGGCCTTGAATATCCCGCCGGAGTTTTATAAAGTGAAGTTCGCGATGGTGCGAGGACTGGAATATTATACCGGCCCTATCTACGAGACCACCATAGAAGAGCCTAGAATGCCGAGCATTACAGGCGGCGGTCGCTATGATGAACTGATCGGCCTGTTCTCGGATACCAGCTTTCCCGCCACCGGCACGACGATTGGCATCGAGCGCATCATCGATGCTATGGAAGAGTTGAACATGTTCCCGGCGGAAGTTGGCAGGACGGTGGTGCAGGTGCTGGTCACGCTTTTCGACGCAAGCCTGGCAGACGCATCGCTGCAAATGGCTAATACGCTGCGCGCAGGTGGATTGAGAACCGAAATGTACTTCGATCCTGACTCACTCGGCACGCAGTTGCGCTACGCAGGAAAAAAGGGCATCCCTTTCGCGGTGATTCTCGGTCCCGACGAACTGGCCGCCAACCAGGTCACCATACGCGACCTTGATAAAAAAGAACAGCAAGCGGTCAATCGCGGTGATGCCGTCGCTTTTATCCAGCAGCGACTTGGAATTTGAGACTTGAGCAAATTTATGGGTGGGCTAAACCATCTGAATTGTCCTTAAAAAAGCAGGGGATGGCAATGGTTGGCGAGGCAGCAATATAATGGCAGCAGAGAGGAGAAGGAGCCATGGATCAACAGGAGAACAAGAAACTGCATGCGACGCATGACCTGGCAGACGAGAACCTCACGCAGGTCGTACTCGCGAGTTTCGCGCACAGTAAGTCAGAGCGTTTTCAGCAGATCGTAGAAAGCCTTGTCAGGCACCTGCACGCATTCGTCACTGAAGTGCAGCTGACCGAAGACGAATGGTTCAAAGGCATCGACTTCCTGACGCGTACCGGCCACATCACCAGCGACAAACGCCAGGAGTTCGTCTTGCTTTCAGATGTCCTGGGCGTTTCGATGCAGGTAATCGGAATCAATCACAGGAAGCCTTCTGGCGCGACCGAATCAACGGTTTTCGGCCCTTTCTTTATCGAAAACTCGCCCCGTTACGCCAACGGCGACAACATCGCCAACGGCGCTCCCGGCGAACCCTGCTTTATAGAGGGCCGGGTGCTGTCCCTCACAGGCGAGCCAATACCTAATGCCCAGATCGAGGTCTGGCAAAGCGACTCCGATGGCTTCTATGATGTACAGATTGAGGGATTAACTGAAGCGCGTGGGCGCGGGCACCTGTACTCTGATGAAGAAGGCCGCTACTATTTCTGGACAGTCAAGCCGGTGGCCTATCCCATCCCTGACGATGGGCCGGTGGGAGACCTCTTAGACGCCGCTAATCGCAGTCCAATGCGCCCGGCGCACGTTCACTTTATGATCAAGGCTCCGGGCTACAAGACGCTGATTACACACATTTTTGAGGCGGGCGATCCATATCTTGACACGGATGCTGTTTTCGCCGTAAAGCGATCCCTGATCGCTCCTTTTGAGCGCCACGAGCCTGGCCTGGCGCCCGGTGGAGTGAAGATGGAGGTACCCTATTACACGATGCGCTACGACTTCGTGCTGGCCTCTGCCGGGGAGAAGGATGGTCGCGACCCCTGAAGCCCTATCACGGGAAAGATAGCAGGGTACTAACCCTGGCCTGTATCGATATAGGCGGTTGTTTCCTGCGAGAACTGTATTGCTCGCCAGCAATATGTTCGACGCCTTCTCGCACGCTACCTGCACGTGCCGGTGCAGAGCCTGCATAGGGAATCTGATTGCTCTTGCCTTCCGCGGCATCTCATGCTATATTTGGCTGGCACCGCTAGAAAAATATGCTTCATGTGAATGAAAGCAATCAAGCAACTGGTAAACTGGCACCCTACAGGATATACCCGGGAGGGGATGTAGAGCATCGATGAAAATCCTCGTCATTCATGGGCCAAACCTCAACCTGCTGGGCAAAAGAGACCCGGCAAAATATGGCACATTAACCATGGCCGAGATTAATGAACACCTGCAGGGTATCGCCGGCGAATTCGATTGCGAACTGGCATTTTTTCAATCCAATCACGAAGGTGCAATCATTGATTTTTTGCAACTCGAATCGTCTCGCGCGGCCGGTGGAGTGATTATTAATCCCGGCGCGCTGGTGCGCTACGGCTATAGCCTGCGGCAGGCATTGATTGACCTGGGAAAGCCGGTCATCGAAGTCCACATGTCCGATATCGCCAGAACGGGCGTCAATTCGGCGATCAACGTTCTTGAAGATGTACGACTTGATCAAATCGTTGGACGTAAAGAACACAGCTATTATGACGCGCTAAAAAAACTGATTCAATATTTGAGGACCCAGCAATAGCATGCCAAAAACACCTGTTTATTTAAAAGTTACTAAAAGCCGGAACTTGCGCGGCGAGGTGCGTATGCCGCGCAGTAAGACGCACTCGTTCCGGGCGCTGATCCTGGCCTCGCTTGCTGACGGTGTCTCGTTTGTAAGAAATCCCAAGCTTAGCGGAGACTGGCACGAGGCGGTCAAGGCGATGCGCATGTATGGCGCGCGCATCGAGGAAGTTGAGCCGGGCGTTTTTCGCGTGGAAGGAGTGGGCGGCAGGTTACAAACGCCGGACGATATCATTAACGTCAATAATTCGGGCACCATGCTTTTCTTCGTGGCGGGCGTAGCGGCGGCCTGTCCCGGCTGGTCGGTGATTACCGGCGATGAATCGATACGCACGCTGCGAAAAATCTCGCGCAATCTATTTGAGCCGTTTGAGGCATTGGGCGTGCAGATCATCTCGACAAAAAATGATGGCATGGCCCCCCTGGTCATCAGGGGGAAAGTGAACGGCGGCGTTGCGCATATGGACGGCGTTGGCTGCCAGCCCGTTTTCAGCGTCCTCATTGCCTCGGCATTTTCGGAAAGACCGGTGGATGTATTTGTCACGAATCCTGGGGAGCGCGCCTACATCGACCTTTTGCTCTACTGGTTCCGTAAAGTGGGCCTGAATTATGAAAATATTGGGAACAACTATGAGCATTATCGCTTTCCCGGCAATCGACCGCCGCGGGCTTTTGACGCGGAAATCCCTTTTGAATGGTCTGCCCCGGCCTATCCATTGCTCGCGGCCATCCTGACGCCGAATTCAGAGATAACCGTGCGGGGTATGAATTGGGAAGACCCTTATGGAGATAAGCAGGTTATCGCTATCCTGCGCGAGATGGGCGCCAATATTCGCGTCGATGGAGATGCTTTGACCGCCAGCACCGGCGAGCTGCACGGCATCGAGGTAGACATGAACGATCTACCCGACCAGGTGCCGACCATAGCCGTCGCCGCGTGCTTCGCGAAAGGCAAGACGGTGATCAGGAATGCCTTAACTGCGCGCTGGAAAGAATGTGATCGTATAGCCGCCATGTGCAGGGAGCTTTCGAAGATGGGCGCGCAAGTAATCGAGAAAGAGGATGGGCTGGTTATCGACCAGGATGGAAGCTGGAGATTACACGCCGCACAGCTCGACGGCTATTACGATCACCGCATGGTCTTATCGCTCGCGCTCGCGGGCATGCAGGTAGAAGGGGAAACGCGCATTTCCGACGCCCAGATGGTGGAAAAGTCGTTCGAGCATTTCATTCCTGATATGAGAAACGTGGGGGCAAATCTGGAACTGGTGGAAGAAGAGCAGGCATGAGCATCGTTCTGATAGGGATGAAAGGCTGCGGCAAGACAACCGTGGGAGCGCTACTGGCGGAAACACTGCGAGTACCATTTCTTGACGCCGATACGGAAATCGAGCGCATGCATTACAGGGAAACAGGCGAGAGCCTTTCATTTCGCCAGGTGTTTCAGCAGTATGGAGAAGCTTATTTTCAAGCCCTGGATACCAGAACGTTACAAAACATCGCGCGCGCATACAAGCAGCGGGATTTCGTCTTTGCCTGCGGGGGACGAACTCCATTACGACGTGAAAACCAGGAACTATTGGCTCGCATGGGTATCATCCTCTTTTTGCATGTTGACAGGGATGTTCTTCTCAAACGCATCCTCACCCAAGGCATTCCTGCGTTTTTCCCCTATCCAGGTGATCCAGAACGCTCGTTGGATGAGCTATTAACGCGAAGAGCGCCTATCTACAAAGCATTAGCCAATCTAACCATCACTATTGGCGAGGAAAGCGCCGATGAAGTTGTGCATACTATTCTCTCGGAATTGAGGGCCTATGAGCAGCATTAATGGCGAAACGCAACTGATCGGCTTTTTTGGCTCAACCTATAGAACCAGCAGAATGTATGCCATGTATAACGCCGCGTTTGAAGCGTTAAAGCTCAATTATGTCTATGTTCCCCTCGTTGTGAAAGACCTGGCGAAAGCAGTTGATGGGGTGCGTCATTTAGGCATTAAAGCTGTTGGCGTGACCATTCCCTATAAGATCGATGTCATCCCTTATCTCGATGAACTGGATGAAGACGCGAGGAGAATTGGCGCTGTCAACGCTATTATCAATCAGGATGGCAGCTTGCTTGGGGCAAATACCGATGGAAAAGGGGCGGCCAAAGCGTTGCAGGAAGTGACCACCATTGCTGGTAAGAAGGTGGTAGTGCTTGGCGCCGGTGGGGCTGCCAGGGCCGTTGCTTTTGCGATAGCTGATGAGGGGGGAGATGTCGTGATTGTAAATCGGACAGAGGAGATGGCAGCAGCATTGGCAGCGGCGGTACATGGAAAATACGCCGTGCTGAACGAGCTTGAACAGGCAATACAAGATGCCGGAATAGTGATTCATGCCACACCCGTTGGCATGCTGCCTGGAGTGAACGAATCCCTGGTACAGGCAACTTTTTTACCATCGCGGGCAACAGTGATGGATCTCGTCTCGCATCCAAAGGAAACGCGCTTGCTCCAGGAAGCAAGAGCAAGAGGCTGCACAGCCGTCTATGGCGAGCGCATGCTTTTCTGGCAGGGCGTGCTGAAGTTTAAGCTCTATACTGGAATTGAGCCGCCTGTTGAAGTGATGGAAATGGCGCTCAATAATGGGGTGGAACAAGAGGGATGAACACTCAAGGCAACCTTCTTATTGCTCAGCCGGGTGTCCTGAGAAAAGTGATATAATGAGCAAAACTCAACGACACTTCGGCGAAGAGGGGGAATGATGCTTACGCCAGGATCTCACGGACTCTTCCATGGGAAAAAGATGTCCTTGTTCCCTCTCTGCTTGTCGCTGTTGATCTGCCTGCTTCCCCTTTTTTTTCTGGCAGGTTGCGGCGGAAGTACCGTAGTCACTACCCCCTGGCCGAGCGTTTCATATGCTCCGGTGGGGCCTGTACCCCGGGGAAATGGTTCGCACCTGGCGGCAATTTTGCGCGTGCCAGAGGATTACCCGACGATTAGCGCGGCTGTCAAAGCAGCGAAGCCCGGCGATCTGATATCTATTGCCCCAGGAATTTACCATGAAACGGTGATTGTGCCTACACCGGACCTGACTATCCGCGGGCGCAATCGCAACACGGTGATCCTGGATGGCAATTTCAGCATGCCCAACGGTATCCTGGTGACCGCTAACGACGTGGTGCTGGAGAACATGACCGCGCGCCACTATGTTGGGAATGGGTTCTACTGGTATGGCGTCCATGGCTACCGGGGCAGCTATCTCACTGCATATGCCAATGGCAGTTATGGCATCTACGCGTATTTATCAGTTGACGGGCAGTTCGATCATGACTATGCCGCCGGGCAGCCGAATGGCTTCTATATTGGCGCGTGCCACCCCTGCAATGCGGTGATTACCGGAGTACTCGCGGAGAATAACGGTCTGGGCTTTTCCGGCACCAACGCCGGGGGGAACCTGGTCATCGAGAACTCGATCTGGCGCGATAACCTTGTTGGCATCGCCCCAAACACCGAAGACTCAGAGCCGCTGGCTCCCCAGGACGGCGTGACCATCAAGCGCAACCTGGTCGAGAACAATAATAATACCAATGCCCCGGCCGTAAGCGAGCAACTGGCAACAATGGGAACCGGGATTCTGATTGCCGGTGGCAGCGACGACGTGATCGAGGATAATCGTGTGAGCGGGCACCAGTACTATGGTATTCTGGTCGTGACCAATGTTGATCAAAACGTCTGGGAGCCGCACGGCAATATCGTCAAGGCGAATGTCGTGACCGATTCTGGGGTGGCTGACCTGGCCCTTGCTGCCCCCTCTGCCGGGAACAACTGTTTCTCAGGCAATACCGCCTCACACACTGCTCCACCGTTTCTGCAATATACGCACGCCTGTGGATCGCTGCTGGACCGCGCGGGTGGTGGTGATCCCAGCGCAGCTTTCTACCTGCTGGACCACTACCTGCGCGCCCAGTCAGGGCACTTCCATCCACGCAGCTGGCAGACATTCCCCAATCCCACACTGCAACAGCCGGGTATGCCTGATCCCACCAGCGCTCCCCAGGGCATTTTCGCGAATTTGGGGGGATATAGCCTCAATATGGCGGTCAGTTCCACCTCTGTCCACCCTGGCTTGATGCTGGGTGGTCTTAGCCTGGTCGCACCTGTTGGCGAACTCATTCTTGGTTTCTACTTCTACCTGCTGCCCATCGCGCTGTACGCGGCCTGGTTTGGTGTGAGTACCTGGGATCTGATTCGTCGCGC
This genomic interval from Ktedonobacteraceae bacterium contains the following:
- a CDS encoding GNAT family N-acetyltransferase; amino-acid sequence: MAEQILQDFTPPAIIDAIEQNFIGYTSAYVRASGGQVHEEPELTWLYTGTLLSYYNSVIRTAITTSDPDATIKATLAFFQARHQRMSWWVMPSTRPRDLIQRLQTLGLTLGWQDTGMAIDLHNLKEPPSTPTDLTIERVEDEKTMQDWLRAFGPGFDLNEEDLASYSRLVTCVPPQQHPIGPFYLARLHGEPVAASALYCDPRVAGLCEVCTIPSARRQGIGAAITYVPLLDARAMGYRIAVLQASPMGEPVYRRLGFTSYCTLDAYCWQPETPLMTKFHDQNRQSW
- a CDS encoding LLM class flavin-dependent oxidoreductase is translated as MQMKYGFIIPDGDTHSIPQLAVEAEAAGWDGVFIPDCIAIDTESTGPLPAYDPWILLGVIAARTEHIRFGTMLTPPSRRRPWKLARETVTLDRLSNGRLILPVGSGAAGDDAGFYKVGEEMDLKTRAQILDESLDILNGLWSGKPFSYDGEHYHVQQMTLLPAPIQSPRIPIWVVGAWPSMKSMRRVLRWDGLLPTKKDAANHPMTPDDIRAMKAFIDENRSLTTPFDIICEGETPGDDREQAASIVRPWAEAGATWWMEARWGNVSKEDVELRIRQGPPRIE
- a CDS encoding ATP-binding protein is translated as MQTASTFILMRGYPGTGKSTIARLLAASLHAPLIDRDILRQVAVDVFGNLPHVGQFSYKLMFALTREQLGLGLSVVVDTPLTYRTTFEQAQQLAREFHTPLLVVHCQCPPDVQKRRLEGRKGMVSEFQITSWEEWERWKPRFEEFDDGGCIIDTTKPLDESLATVMHAIHELHRQQVYQSEQQTSDQSCM
- the hisS gene encoding histidine--tRNA ligase, whose product is MAKKVAASLPRGMRDILPERMIRRNYVIDVIRGIFEEFGFEPLQTPAIELAETLMGKYGPDAERLIYNASYGEGKDKLALRYDLSVPLSRVVAMYSELPKPFKRYQIAPVWRAERPQKGRYREFYQCDVDTVGSTSMLADAENVNIIYEVLQRLGFKKFVVNINDRKVLTGIGQFSGVPGELLGGLYRSIDKLEKIGLDGVRNELRRNEIPDDVIEKMLDLLQIEGENEEVLAALRDRLGNYPIAMEGINELGEVIRSLKALNIPPEFYKVKFAMVRGLEYYTGPIYETTIEEPRMPSITGGGRYDELIGLFSDTSFPATGTTIGIERIIDAMEELNMFPAEVGRTVVQVLVTLFDASLADASLQMANTLRAGGLRTEMYFDPDSLGTQLRYAGKKGIPFAVILGPDELAANQVTIRDLDKKEQQAVNRGDAVAFIQQRLGI
- a CDS encoding intradiol ring-cleavage dioxygenase → MDQQENKKLHATHDLADENLTQVVLASFAHSKSERFQQIVESLVRHLHAFVTEVQLTEDEWFKGIDFLTRTGHITSDKRQEFVLLSDVLGVSMQVIGINHRKPSGATESTVFGPFFIENSPRYANGDNIANGAPGEPCFIEGRVLSLTGEPIPNAQIEVWQSDSDGFYDVQIEGLTEARGRGHLYSDEEGRYYFWTVKPVAYPIPDDGPVGDLLDAANRSPMRPAHVHFMIKAPGYKTLITHIFEAGDPYLDTDAVFAVKRSLIAPFERHEPGLAPGGVKMEVPYYTMRYDFVLASAGEKDGRDP
- a CDS encoding type II 3-dehydroquinate dehydratase, whose product is MKILVIHGPNLNLLGKRDPAKYGTLTMAEINEHLQGIAGEFDCELAFFQSNHEGAIIDFLQLESSRAAGGVIINPGALVRYGYSLRQALIDLGKPVIEVHMSDIARTGVNSAINVLEDVRLDQIVGRKEHSYYDALKKLIQYLRTQQ
- the aroA gene encoding 3-phosphoshikimate 1-carboxyvinyltransferase, whose amino-acid sequence is MPKTPVYLKVTKSRNLRGEVRMPRSKTHSFRALILASLADGVSFVRNPKLSGDWHEAVKAMRMYGARIEEVEPGVFRVEGVGGRLQTPDDIINVNNSGTMLFFVAGVAAACPGWSVITGDESIRTLRKISRNLFEPFEALGVQIISTKNDGMAPLVIRGKVNGGVAHMDGVGCQPVFSVLIASAFSERPVDVFVTNPGERAYIDLLLYWFRKVGLNYENIGNNYEHYRFPGNRPPRAFDAEIPFEWSAPAYPLLAAILTPNSEITVRGMNWEDPYGDKQVIAILREMGANIRVDGDALTASTGELHGIEVDMNDLPDQVPTIAVAACFAKGKTVIRNALTARWKECDRIAAMCRELSKMGAQVIEKEDGLVIDQDGSWRLHAAQLDGYYDHRMVLSLALAGMQVEGETRISDAQMVEKSFEHFIPDMRNVGANLELVEEEQA
- a CDS encoding shikimate kinase encodes the protein MSIVLIGMKGCGKTTVGALLAETLRVPFLDADTEIERMHYRETGESLSFRQVFQQYGEAYFQALDTRTLQNIARAYKQRDFVFACGGRTPLRRENQELLARMGIILFLHVDRDVLLKRILTQGIPAFFPYPGDPERSLDELLTRRAPIYKALANLTITIGEESADEVVHTILSELRAYEQH
- a CDS encoding shikimate dehydrogenase; the encoded protein is MSSINGETQLIGFFGSTYRTSRMYAMYNAAFEALKLNYVYVPLVVKDLAKAVDGVRHLGIKAVGVTIPYKIDVIPYLDELDEDARRIGAVNAIINQDGSLLGANTDGKGAAKALQEVTTIAGKKVVVLGAGGAARAVAFAIADEGGDVVIVNRTEEMAAALAAAVHGKYAVLNELEQAIQDAGIVIHATPVGMLPGVNESLVQATFLPSRATVMDLVSHPKETRLLQEARARGCTAVYGERMLFWQGVLKFKLYTGIEPPVEVMEMALNNGVEQEG
- a CDS encoding right-handed parallel beta-helix repeat-containing protein, which gives rise to MSLFPLCLSLLICLLPLFFLAGCGGSTVVTTPWPSVSYAPVGPVPRGNGSHLAAILRVPEDYPTISAAVKAAKPGDLISIAPGIYHETVIVPTPDLTIRGRNRNTVILDGNFSMPNGILVTANDVVLENMTARHYVGNGFYWYGVHGYRGSYLTAYANGSYGIYAYLSVDGQFDHDYAAGQPNGFYIGACHPCNAVITGVLAENNGLGFSGTNAGGNLVIENSIWRDNLVGIAPNTEDSEPLAPQDGVTIKRNLVENNNNTNAPAVSEQLATMGTGILIAGGSDDVIEDNRVSGHQYYGILVVTNVDQNVWEPHGNIVKANVVTDSGVADLALAAPSAGNNCFSGNTASHTAPPFLQYTHACGSLLDRAGGGDPSAAFYLLDHYLRAQSGHFHPRSWQTFPNPTLQQPGMPDPTSAPQGIFANLGGYSLNMAVSSTSVHPGLMLGGLSLVAPVGELILGFYFYLLPIALYAAWFGVSTWDLIRRADLKGGGRIGWLAVIYLVPVLGPLAYFLFGKSEIQRSTRWFLALGAPLAYVIIAAVLLLLVP